Proteins from a genomic interval of Rosa chinensis cultivar Old Blush chromosome 2, RchiOBHm-V2, whole genome shotgun sequence:
- the LOC112183772 gene encoding riboflavin biosynthesis protein PYRD, chloroplastic, protein MQVQRLSLPSYTLSLPNVSQSKRLSTKLLTFNPHSTSGFCNSAKVMFKSPTGARNYGDLVGVRCEVAQQEDRDDEFYMRRCVELARKAIGHTSPNPIVGCVIVKDGKVVGEGFHPKDGQPHAEVFALRDAGDLAENATAYVSLEPCNHYGRTPPCTEALIKAKVKRVVVGMVDPNPIVASKGLDRLRDAGIDVITGVEEKLCTRLSEAYIHHMLTGNPFVTLRYSISANGHFLDQLGEGVTELGGYYSQLLQEYDAIILSSATVTENNSLPASQEAGANQPLRIIIASSGSSIQIPGLTMEPSGKLIIFADNETTVELESTQTGIETVVLDQINLNAITEYCKSQGFCSVLLDLRGNMGDFEKVLQDGTEQNLQKIVIEVLPIWDQRGGGDFPIALKSLSKRVEVKNLQAKISNQNVVLEGYL, encoded by the exons ATGCAAGTTCAACGGCTTTCACTCCCAAGTTATACTCTCTCTCTACCCAATGTCTCACAATCAAAGCGACTCTCCACCAAGCTTTTGACGTTCAATCCACATTCCACGTCTGGGTTTTGCAATTCAGCAAAAGTGATGTTTAAGTCACCGACAGGTGCCAGAAACTATGGTGATTTGGTTGGGGTCAGGTGTGAAGTAGCACAACAAGAAGATAGAGATGATGAGTTTTATATGAGGAGGTGTGTGGAGCTTGCAAGAAAGGCTATTGGGCATACTAGCCCCAATCCTATAGTCGGTTGCGTTATTGTCAAGGATGGCAAGGTTGTTGGTGAAGGCTTTCACCCTAAAGATGGCCAACCACATGCAGAG GTTTTTGCTCTGAGGGATGCTGGAGATTTGGCTGAAAATGCAACAGCTTATGTGAGCTTGGAGCCATGTAATCACTATGGGAGAACTCCACCATGCACTGAAGCCCTAATTAAAGCCAAAGTTAAAAGGGTCGTGGTCGGAATGGTGGATCCAAATCCAATTGTAGCATCGAAGGGGTTGGATAGATTAAGAGATGCAGGAATTGATGTTATAACGGGTGTAGAAGAAAAATTATGCACGAGACTAAGTGAGGCTTATATCCATCATATGCTAACTGGGAATCCTTTCGTCACTCTTAG GTACTCTATCTCAGCCAATGGACACTTTTTAGATCAGCTTGGGGAAGGAGTTACTGAGCTTGGTGGTTACTACTCTCAATTGTTACAGGAATATGATGCAATTATACTTTCTTCTGCCACAGTAACTGAGAACAACTCTCTTCCAGCATCACAAGAAGCTGGTGCTAATCAACCGCTCCGGATTATAATAGCGAGTAGTGGTTCTTCAATCCAAATCCCAGGACTGACCATGGAACCAAGCGGTAAGCTAATAATATTTGCAGACAATGAGACAACAGTAGAACTAGAAAGCACTCAAACAGGTATTGAAACTGTGGTGTTGGATCAGATAAATTTAAATGCTATTACAGAATACTGCAAATCTCAAGGATTCTGTAGTGTTTTGTTGGATTTAAGGGGAAATATGGGTGATTTTGAAAAGGTTCTCCAAGATGGTACTGAGCAGAACTTGCAAAAAATTGTGATCGAAGTATTGCCCATCTGGGATCAAAGAGGGGGCGGGGATTTCCCTATTGCATTGAAGAGTCTGAGTAAAAGAGTAGAAGTAAAGAATTTGCAGGCTAAGATTTCAAATCAGAATGTTGTGCTTGAAGGATATTTGTAA